Below is a genomic region from Anoxybacillus flavithermus.
ATGATCGGGAACGGTTTTATTCACAATCAGCACATTTAATGTCGTTGTCGGCTTGATATTCCACAACCAATATGGCGAAGAAATGGCAAGAAACATACACACCACATATACAATAAGCCATCGTTGTCGTTTCATCATTTTGACACACCTTTTCTTTTCATTTCTCCCCATCCTTTTCGTTTTAACAGCGCATCAACAATTCCTTCACAGCGCCATAGCACCGTAAGCGGACGATACCATAACGTCTCTGTTAATGAATAAAAAAAGAGGCGCACAATGTCTGAAACGTTTGTGAATTTACGAACTGTCCATTCTTCTAACAATACGGCAGCCATGGAAAAAATTGAACCGTACAAAATGGAGACGAGGAATAGTAAAATCGCAAATTCAATATACACATCACCTAAAATGAGCGAAACGATGACGAGAATATAGCCAACCAACTCGACGACAGGACCGAGAAATTCAATGAGTAAAAAATATGGCATCGAAATGAGTCCAATGGTGCCATAGCGCGGGTTAAACCACATGCGGCGATGAAGCCAAAGACTTTCAAACAAACCTCGATGCCAACGACGACGTTGTTTGCGCAAATCCGCCATCGACTCTGGCGCTTCCGTCCAACAAACCGGGTCTGGCACGTATACAATTTTTTTATCGGCGTCTGTTTCTTTGATCATGCGGTGAAGGCGAACGACAAGTTCCATATCTTCTCCGACGGTATGAGCGTATCCGCCTGCTCGAATGACCCATTGTTTTGAAAAAACGCCGAAAGCACCGGAAACAATGAGCAATAAATTATGGCGGCTTAGTCCGATACGTCCCATTAAAAAGGCACGCAAATATTCAATTACTTGCATGACAACGAGCGGTTGACGAGAAAGAGCGATGCGAATGACTTCCCCTTTTTCGATGTCACAGCCGTTGGCGATGCGCACGCTTCCACCAGAGGCGATGACGTCTTCATCTGAATCAATAATCGGTTTCATCACTTTTAAAAAGGCGCGACGTTCAATGACAGAGTCGCCGTCAATGGAGCAAACGTATGGATAAGATGAAAAATTAATGCCGGCATTTAACGCATCGGCTTTGCCGCCGTTGTCTTTGTCGATGACAAACAAGTGGGAAAACTTACGGGAGCGGTATACCGCACGAATCGGTTTTGTTTTTAACTGTTGGCGGATGACACGCTTTATTTCAACAAGGTCGAAATTTTGTTTCAACCGCTCTAACGTATCGTCTGTTGAACCGTCGTTAATGACGACAATTTCATACTCTGGATATTCGATGCTTAAAAGGGAGCGCACCGTCGCAAAAATGCCAGCTTCTTCGTTGTAAGCGGGCACTAAAATTGAAACGGGTTTCGTATAACTGACATCGAGCATTTCTTCGTACGGTTCCCATTCGTCTAGTTCGTACATGCGCCGCAATTGGATGAGCGAGACGATCAGCAAAAACGTATAAAACAAAATGACCGCGATCATAAAGAAAAAAACGAACATAGCGATGAGTTTAATCATATTCCCGCCCTCTTTCTAACCATTCGAGCGCCATATCGCGTGCGTACGGATCATCGGATGTGTAGGCGATTCGTTCGAGTATCGCCAACCCGTTTGGCATGCGCAACAACGCTTCTGCCGCTTGCGATCGCACAGAAAACACTCGGTCTTTCATCAGTTGTTCAATCGTTTCAATGAGCTCTTCTTTTACCGTTCGCGCACAAAGCCTTAGCGCCATCAACCGCTCTTGCCAAATGGGCGATTGTAAATGCGGGCGCAGTTGTTCCGCATCA
It encodes:
- a CDS encoding glycosyl transferase — encoded protein: MIKLIAMFVFFFMIAVILFYTFLLIVSLIQLRRMYELDEWEPYEEMLDVSYTKPVSILVPAYNEEAGIFATVRSLLSIEYPEYEIVVINDGSTDDTLERLKQNFDLVEIKRVIRQQLKTKPIRAVYRSRKFSHLFVIDKDNGGKADALNAGINFSSYPYVCSIDGDSVIERRAFLKVMKPIIDSDEDVIASGGSVRIANGCDIEKGEVIRIALSRQPLVVMQVIEYLRAFLMGRIGLSRHNLLLIVSGAFGVFSKQWVIRAGGYAHTVGEDMELVVRLHRMIKETDADKKIVYVPDPVCWTEAPESMADLRKQRRRWHRGLFESLWLHRRMWFNPRYGTIGLISMPYFLLIEFLGPVVELVGYILVIVSLILGDVYIEFAILLFLVSILYGSIFSMAAVLLEEWTVRKFTNVSDIVRLFFYSLTETLWYRPLTVLWRCEGIVDALLKRKGWGEMKRKGVSK